The proteins below are encoded in one region of Portunus trituberculatus isolate SZX2019 chromosome 17, ASM1759143v1, whole genome shotgun sequence:
- the LOC123504976 gene encoding elongation of very long chain fatty acids protein AAEL008004-like produces MQPHAPAPASAPAPHPTNDPLENLKTTGKWVAVMLTISYMFGDLTVARQLNPDPRMNSWFLMSSPIPTILACFLFVAGVTWWGPQYMRDRKPISGLRPYMMAYNALQVVFSAWLFWEAGMGGWFGSYSFVCQRCDYSGNPQAMRMLRVGYWYLLSKFADFIDTIFFIMNKKNEHVSLLHVCHHSLMPVCMWYGVRHHSGGHTTLLIFLNAFVHTVMYLYYLLAAMGPRVRPFLWWKKYLTTLQIVQFLTVMAQNAMVFFVECAVPPVLLIWVNSMAVLFLILFTDFYIKAYRRTSKNEMVMSSRETSSKLSVQTDATTTIMTDVYRAELVRARTRI; encoded by the exons ATGCAGCCTCACGCCCCCGCTCCCGCCTCCGCCCCCGCGCCACACCCAACGAATG ATCCTCTTGAAAACCTGAAGACGACGGGCAAATGGGTGGCAGTGATGCTAACAATAAGTTATATGTTTGGCGACTTGACGGTGGCACGGCAGTTGAATCCCGATCCCCGCATGAATTCGTGGTTCCTTATGTCCTCACCAATACCGACTATCCTGGCGTGCTTCCTGTTTGTGGCTGGTGTCACCTGGTGGGGACCGCAGTACATGAGAGACAGGAAGCCTATCTCTGGACTAAGGCCCTACATGATGGCCTACAACGCCCTCCAGGTCGTCTTCTCTGCTTGGCTCTTTTGGGAG GCGGGCATGGGCGGCTGGTTCGGGAGCTATTCGTTCGTGTGTCAAAGGTGCGACTACTCGGGCAACCCGCAGGCAATGAGG ATGTTACGAGTTGGCTACTGGTACTTGCTCTCCAAGTTTGCGGACTTCATTGACACG ATCTTCTTCATtatgaacaagaagaacgaaCACGTTTCCCTCCTGCACGTCTGTCACCACTCACTGATGCCTGTCTGTATGTGGTACGGCGTGCGTCATCATagcg ggGGACACACAACCCTCTTAATATTTCTGAACGCGTTCGTGCACACTGTGATGTACCTGTACTACCTGCTGGCGGCCATGGGGCCACGCGTGCGACCCTTCCTGTGGTGGAAGAAGTACCTCACCACCCTTCAGATTGTTCAGTTTCTTACGGTTATGGCGCAGAACGCGATG GTGTTCTTCGTGGAGTGTGCAGTGCCGCCCGTTCTGTTGATATGGGTCAATAGCATGGCTGTGCTCTTCTTGATTCTCTTCACCGACTTCTATATCAAGGCATACCGCAGGACAAGCAAAAATGAG ATGGTGATGTCTAGCCGAGAAACCTCCAGCAAGTTGAGTGTTCAGAcggacgccaccaccaccattatgacGGACGTGTATCGCGCAGAACTGGTGCGGGCGCGAACCCGAATCTGA